The genomic window AGCTCTCATAATTTCACTGGCAAAAATcacaaacattacaacagtTGGGCAAAGGGCCACTAATTCCCCTTACTATATATACCGTACCTCCAAATCTCCATAGACAATGACTGAGTGAGTTTGTGTTAGGAGTTAGTAGTgagatttgactgtatatttacCTGTGATAACGTCAGGCTCCTGCTGTGCAATCACTTTGTCCAGTGTTTTCCCCCGGGTGCTCAGAGCCTCAAGCTTGGCTTCGATAACTCCCCGCAGCAAGTTTATCACCTCCTACAATGTGAACATATCCCATCTAATGATAATATACAATATTACTATTATGTTAAAATCACTGTATTTACTTGTGTGTTTCTAAAGTTGTTATGAAAGtccctgtacttttgttgtgtcaataaagttattctgAAATTAGAATaattttattgacacaacaaaagtatagGCCAGGGACTTTCATGTATGCCATGTTGTTTGtgtccacctctacataagagcCATCTGGCTGTTGGTCACTTAGACAATTTTCCCATCAATGCAATCATTAAGAATCTTGTCTATAGTTTCCACCTGTCCATTGTGAtgatagacaggtttgactgtacatgattatacatgtacatgtacatgcatgctgTCAAGTTTTTCTGCTGTTTGATCATAGGAATGACTAAATGTGATTCAGTTTGTACTCAGCGGTACAGAGAGCTAACAGAAagcagggttggacaagtccaCTAGCCCTATTGCCCAGGGCAAGTGAAACTGCTGGTCaggctagcctggagtccagccttggcCTGCTCcccaaggctggactccaggctttgGTTAGGCAAGTGGATGTCCTCCATACTTGCCCAATCGGGCAGTGCAATATTTGGACGATCAAGGATAATAAAACGCCAATCGTCTTGATCACTTGATTACTGAAAAATTAAAGAATTACCTTGTTACAGGTACAATACAAAATGCATAGAAATACATAATATGTCATTCAAATTTTGGGCAAGTGACAATTTGCTTCAGGCAAGTAGATTTTTTATCTACTTGCCCAATAGGGCAAATGAATTTTCACAAACTTATCCAACCCGGGAAATACAATCCTTGATATTAAGAATTAGGAGGGCCCCAAAAGATTATTCATTGCCACCGATTTGATTAGAAAGGTGAACAAACATAGTCCATGCAAATAGCTGTTATTAGgatgaaaaaaaatttcatacattgttttgtcaaaaaacagactttcatcaattataataataatagcgCTGAAATGAGGGTCATTTTATAGTGGTGGCTTGTGCCCAGaaatgtatgatataatatacataagaaataaagctttacaaaacacacaaaaattgaaaacctTGATTCTGAAGCGAGCAAAAGTACAGAAGCATCTCAACTTAGGGTGCACTGTCTAGCATAGCACGAAAGGTACTTTCACAAAAACGTCTTGCAGCACTTAGGAGTTATAACGCAGAGCGTGAAGTATTCATGAACTGCATTAATACATTTCTTACTCAAGCATGTTCTTAGGATAAATGTGTCTAAATTTCATTCATAAAAACCTGACCCCTTTCTGGCAACTACTAGTAGTGATGGAGCACGGTGAGTTCAAGCACCTTAAATTAGGGCCCTCCTTACATCTCTTTGAAGAAAAGGTAGAAACTATAGGCACTAGCCACTATACTACCATGTATATGTGGAGGAAAAATTATCCTTTCCAAAGCTACTTGAGGAAGCCCTCAGCCCTAACAATGTCAGGGCCTGGGAGGACCATTCCCTATAGCACATGCACAAGATTCATCTTTTGATACACATGAAAAATTTGCCCAACAGATCTAGGTTTAAATCTatgtgaataaaaaagactacAGAACACAGCACATACCAGGTTGTAATTCAGATTGTACAACTGTCCTACATTGGAGTAAACCACACAAGTTAAAATGACAGAAGATATACCTGATGATGCTCGCAGGTAAACCAGGAGATCCGTCCCTTCACAGGTAACACACGCAGCTCCAGCTTAAGGGACTGGGATTTTCCCACCTGGTGGATCAACAGGTAAAAATAACAAACTTATGAATCATTAAAGGCAGTATTGTTCCTACTTGCTTGCCTCTTTTTCAGTAACTCATGATCAGCAATTTTAATTTTCTATGATAACATTGTGCAATCAAACAACTCTACTAAATTCAAAACATTTAAGCAATAAACTTTGGTATGGGTGCTTGAAAATAACACCATACATTGGGGACGTTTCTGGATCATTGTGACCTGTTATCAGTGACAAGGATTATGCATGACTGGTAATGCACTATGCCCCATTCAGTCACTtaacctgggtgccatctgattTACTACTGGGGCTCCCACTCTCACTTCCCTAGAAAGCAACTATAGTATAGGGTTCCTATAGgataggagccctggtagtaaaGCAGATGGCAACCAGCTAATGCAGATCCCATTGCTTTTAATTCTAATGTATGTTGCTGTTGTTTAATTCTAATGTATGTTACTGGGAGGAAATCTTAGCCATGGTATAAtgttacatactgtaattcttgatttgttaactgtaacttaatttttgACTAATTTAACGGttactagtcaaccgctaaaatttcattatcgcaaatgtttgatcacttatatttgagacagtaatgtttgttcccaccgttaaaatcaaatgcAGTGAATAACTCCCTTTTCCCCAAAAAACTCAAATTATGTACCACAAtgttaaatggatttacagtaggtAACGTTAATATAAATATGGCTTGCAGAAGTATTTAACATTGATATGaatgaatatcatacaaaacatgcatgtatgcaAATACAGTCATAACTGCCCAAGACCACTCAGTGACCGATAAAAcctagtctatgtggacagttcaggtggtcgctatagacaggatgcttgtgtcaataggaaaTTATCTGAGAGACCATCAAAACGTGGTGACATTTTGGCCATGTGGTcctttgtagaggtggtcacttgtgcaaGTTTGACTGTTGAATATtgctatatataaatatatataactcATTTACGCTGGTACAAGATCGCCCAACCTACCCTGATGAAGTGAACGCTGCGCTCCATTATGTCTTAGAACCGGAATAACAACACACAGCAATTTATAAGAACTTAGACGTCatccacccccctccctctttCCCCTCAGGCCACATTCTCGAAAACAGGATCAGGATACAGTCGACGTGAGTCAAAACACAGGTCATCCAATTCAAAAACTACACGTTACTGTAGCGTGGATGATACGTATGGAAATAACACGTCAGCATAAGTTGTATAAAGGAATTGAGCCGATACGTAACAACAAATCGATATGAACTTTTTTTGAGCTTTTTCCCGCCAATCGCTGACCCTTCCCGTCATTCCTCACTCGCTCACCAGCTCTCGTCCTCATCGTGGTCTGTGATCTTTTTAATTCTTATAACATTTTCTAGACAATTTGGGACAAATATAGTAAAAAATATTCTCATAAATGACATAATCTTCTGTTTTGTCCCACTGACAATTCAGAATTGGAATATGCTTCTGAATATAGGGAAGATAAGCTGGGCACGAGGGTCTAGGTCATTTAAGGTCAAAAGGTCAATCTGTCGAATACGTAACTACACGTTTTATTTGGTTAGCTGATCAGATGCAGATAGATAAAGTTTGAGAGAAACATTGCCTTTAATACCGATGTAGGATATAGCCTTACACTAATTGCAAGAGAAGGAATCAGCTATAGGTGAGAATTTCGTAATTTTCTTGCGTTTTGGTACGTTGTTTaatagttttgttgttgtggtgttacttgtgggaggggggcgttgctAAAAATTATAATTGTGTAATCATGTCCATCTTATCTGCTTTCCTTTGAGTGTGATAAACTACAAAAAAGCTCCACATCTATCAAAGACCTTTTATCTCTCAGTCTCACCTGATGCAtagaaaatgttttgatattggaTCAAAACCAGTTGATAAATTGGAAGCATACTAGTATGATGTAACGTCACGATTAATAACATTATCTAAATCTCAATGATTTTTCGAGGTCGGATGTTGTACTTGTACACAATATATTGTTGTTGACACAATATCTAAACCCATTGTGAAATCGGAAGCATGTTATATAGAGGCACATGTTATACCATTATCCAAGTATCTAAATCCCAATTTTGGAGGTCAAACTCCCCACTCAAATGTTTAGCCTGATTTAATCGTGCTTATAGCAGCCACCCTGTACCATTTGGAGTttgggttatacagactatcTATGTTGCACACAGATTCATTTCTTTTTCCTCCCCACTGTTCTTCAGCCAGTTCAGGTCCAACATGAGTCGAGTGAAGGACTTGTGGACCAGGTACAGAGTAGTGATCGTGATGATCCCTAGTCTGATCGGGCTGCACTGGGGATGGAACGAGCTACAGAAGAGTGGAATACTCATGAGTACAGACAGTCAGCAGCAGGAGGAAGGTCCGTTCCTGCCCTCTGTGCCGCCTCCAGCACTCGTCATGCCGCCCATGCCAGACTTCGATAAGATGAAGAGAGATCAGAAGTAGAGTACAGGCTAATGTAAAGGTAAGGGAACAAACACGGTCAATGTGTGACACCTTAACCATTTTATTAAATGTATATTAACTCCTACTACTACCAATACatagcctgaatgccagacccccaatctctaaaatacaacagatatcatattatagagattgggggtctggcatccaggctattctACTAAACAAGTgtatatactactagtactagtagtagacagAAATCACAGGATGTCGGTATTAACTATATAAACCTGTTTAACTGCATATGTGCAAGGCCAAAGATAAAGATATTCTTTATGTATTGCCATGCAGGTGTACCCTTTAagttatttatcatttattgtacagtcaaacctgcccaaggcgaccacccggcggaccgagcaaaaacggtcgcgatggacaggtggtcgccatgaagaggattccactcacatgtttccaggtcgaggttttcaaatacagtacgtaaatggatggaaaattatgtgaatttagacagcatgacccccaacaggttcaattctcatggacagaaagatcctacaaaattaGATTTTCTGTCATCGTtgtaattgtataccgctacatcgtgtacaaattttcgtcataattttgattaCAAAACattggttgcctcgatgatctcgcagcgccctcccgcatgcACACGTTacaatagtacacacacacacacatcatcgaagttgTAAGGCCTCTAacacaaatccctagaaaacacctgctggccccagccttttttggggcgccgaccgctgcataaaggggcaaaaagttttcgatctgacaactaaagatgaaaacggaacggtgtgatttcgtcgcgccggcgcggcaagctctgtgcgaccgcatcgaaaggtaagtcagtgcagccagaacgcacagcgtccaataaaggtttgtgagattcatggaaataaaaagaaaataagaatattaattttcatcaataactagagtattcgtaaatgttcatacacaaaagcatcgtgttttagaaaggtcagcggtacgccaaatctgggccgtgccaaatccaagatggcgtcgggaccaaggaacaacatttctcgcccgatgttttgcccgccgcgaaatcatttttcggcggaatttagtaagacacagacacatttttgttgaaactacaagaaatagatactaatttctgtgaaatctgactttttgacgccatgcactacgtattcgttttgaaaattgagtttaaaccgaactgagtttgaagtaaactataagattacgagaggcacaacaacatcaaaaaacatttgtctttacaatgtttatagggggaacgttttatcaaaacacttcatggaggaatcgatgctataacattactattccatatatttttgtccttatttttgtccttcaaggtcttgaaaacattttcgtgaaatccgacagcaaaatgatccgatgtcaccacacgcttgaaaattaggcggccgccatgggcagggattgtgctctgtgtggtcccaattcgtggcggtcgcggtcgcgttggacaggtggtcgccttgggcaggcagcttaatgcttgtgcctatgggtaaaaatttcgggaccgagaaaaagcggtcgccatggccaggtggtcgcgttgaaaaggtggtcgcctaggcaggtttgactgtatatgggACTACAGTAATGGTCATTTGTCCAATCTTTTACATAATGCTTGGCATATGTTGATTTCATTCAATATGTTGACATAAGTACATGTGACATTCGTATCCTTTCTGTATTTTGTGTATACCGGTAGCTTAAcaagaaataataataaaatccATAAAGCCAGCTTCATCTAACACAGGTTTCATTCTAattctatttttcttttttcctcAGATGTCTGGAGTGATTCCCTCTCCCAAGCAGCAGTCTACAATTGTCAATCAATCGCTGAAGGACCCTAAAAATGCCCAGGCAATATCTACATTCAGAGCCTTAGTCCAATCCTGCTATGGTCCTACAGGGAGACTGAAAATGATCCACAATGCAAGCGGCGGACATGTCACCACAACGTCCATCTCTCAGACTTTGTTTCGCTCCATGTCTGTTAGCAACCCGGTGGTGAAGTTGATTGTTTCTGCCGTGCAGTCTCACACCAATCAGTTTAGTGATGGTGGACTGTTCGCTGCTCTTCTGTGTTCGCGTCTGATAGAATCGTGTCTGGCGCTACCAGTCCCGCAACAATCCGTCGCGAAAATAAACGAAGAAATGTTGCACGTCTGTTTGGGATATTTGCAGGGTGAAAATTGTCTTTGTAAAGCTAGTTTGAATGTTGGTGACGCAACCATGATGCTAGCTTTAGTCAGGAGCGTGCTTGGCTCCAAGTCTGCCCTTATGGTCAATTCAGTTGATTTGAATATTTTAAGTAGATTAGTTCTCCAAGGTTTTCTCAGGTCCATACCTGACACAACTTTAGGGACGTTGAATCTAACTGACATTGAGTATGTATGTGTTGAGGGATGCTCCATTAAAGATTCAAGTCTGGTGGATGGAGTCTTGTTTGAGACCCCCAAAATCACAAAACAATACTTAGCTAAGGTTACACCTAGAAAGGTACATCTCCAGGGTGGCACAGAAACTATAAAAGTTGCCCTGTTCAACACATCTCTGTCGGGGGATAGCGAGGAGTTCGTAGATTCTGCGTACGAGGCAGATGTCGGCGTGTCTGGGGATGCCTCGGTGTTCCGACACCTGATGCAGGTGGCAGCACACCTGGTGCAGCTGCAGGTGGGAGTGTTGGCATGTCAGAAGGTGGTCCATCCAGGCGTGCAGAAGTACCTGGCAGAGAATGGAGTCCTGACTGTGGACAGACTGGGAAGTCTGCATGTTGTAGCAGTACAGAGGCTCACAGGTAAGTGTAAGAGTACATAGTCTCATCCCATGCTGTGTAGTCTCTTGTAGATTAGTTTCCTAGAACTGTTAAATAGTAAgaattgtaatacatgtatgttgtatctTGTAAAGTTGTTGAGCAATGAAGCAATATGTATCACACaaggtgtacatgtagattttgttGTGCTAAGCTGTGAtgcttgaaaaatgaaaatttgggAAATGGTGAAAGAACAATTGTTGATTTTTTGCATATAGCATGCTCAAGTAGGACACTATGGTAAAGCTTGTCAgacaaaaatggaaattaaCCATAGCTTGCTAAACATGTTAGCTGCTGTCACACTGTTAACGAACTTCAGCCGATTCTCTGTTGATCGCCACAAGGTCGcagaatttcaaaataaacagagAAATGAGCatattttcacctgaaaatttACCTTATCACATTCATCTGTGCTCAGTAACCTGTCAATGTTGAACAATCCCTAGAATTGCACAGTTGTTGAACAATCCCTAGAATTGCACAGTGATCATTGGCAGTATTTCGGCCGAACTGTCCTCTAGAGCTTGCAGACTCGTCGAGCAAGCTATTTTCCTGCTTTGTGGGGATGACACCTGCCTTAGTTTGTATGAGCTTAGTCCCTACGCTCACCTACCGTAGTATCATTACGTATGTAAATGCTTGTGACTCAGTAAGCTGAAGTTAAGGATATCTTGGTAGTAAAATGTTATTGACTGTTCCCGTAGGTGCAACAGCAATTGGCACATTGCATGCCGCCATCAAAGAAGACTGTATTGGCCACCTACAAAGTGTGAGCACAGTCCTGATGCAACATAAGaactacctacacctccaatctTCCACCAGTCCTGTAACCACCCTGGTGCTGGGTAACAGGAATGAAGCAGCCCTACTAGAAATGAAGGTGAGCACtggaaatcttgaaatgttcacagtggtttatgtttgtggttgttGCAGGGATCCCACCATGGTAAAATCATCACAGTGCTTAAGATTTTCCGCCAGCAAATGCAATATGTGCTTACGACTATTAAGTACCCAACTTCCTCCTTTATCTCCCCATGCGAAATTAACTGAATTTTGAATGTCCCTATGTTCAAAAGACATGCATACCAGCAAGGGAGAATTGTCCTAATAGCGatagattaaaaacaaattgttaCCATCGTaattatatgtgtgtgtgtgtgtgtgtgtgtgtgtgtgtatgtgtgtgtgtatagaaATACCAAAGTAACTAAATTTCTTTGAAGTCAGTCCCAACTAGCCCACATCTAAGCAAAGATCCCTGTCATCAATCTAGACACACTCCTGCTACCCCTTTCCATGACACATGCTGATACAGTTTTTGTCTATTGTTGCAGGATGTTTGTTGTACAGCCCACCATGTCCTGTGCCAGGCCTTGAGAACCCCACATGTCCTGTGTGGAGGGGGCTGTACAGAAACACACCTGGCAGCACACCTCACAGCACAGGTCAGCTACTTTTACACCTGTAATCATTGTcaggaatgttttcattgttcTTCTGCTATATCTTTTTAATTGGAAAAGGAATTAGTTGATGATGTTTGGACCCTTAAACCCTAAATCCTCTTAGTAATTTTACTTAAAGTAATCAATCCCTTCCTGGTAGGTCTGGTACATGTCAGGGAGACGGAATCTGAAAACACAATTTAATCCTCCAGCCTAATGGTATGCTTTCATCGTGTACATGCATGTCTGCAATCAGCCACCTGTGCTTGTGGAATGCAATTGGGAACCATAATAGACTGCAACGTCTGTGCATGCCTTTTTTCCGTGAGGCGTAACAAACTATGATTCAACATGGCTGGCCCACTCTAGTTCAACGTGAAGTTAGttcatgcaaggaggttaaaaccttCTTGGTTTATGCATGGAATTTCTCACGCAGGTTTAGAACGCAGACTAATTTGAGACTACATGTGACGTGTACATAGATTGTTACATGACTGTGATTGTTGTGGTTCATTGGCAAGGGGCCAATACCAAGGGGGTTTGCCAATACTGAGTGACTGGAAAGAAGGCATAAGCCTGTTATATGTCCCAAAGAATTCGACCAGAGCAAAACTAGGCAGACCCCTAAGTGTGAAATGCTCAAAGAATATTTTCTCCAACATGGGACAATCTGATCCCTAAACTGTAGTCCCTGCCAGCAGTGTGTAAGATGgaatccccctccccccagcctTTGCGATTTTGCCAAAGCACATAGCTTATATAACACACAGCAGTGGATTGTCAATCTAGCCATTTGGATCTAAACCCCAGACTAGACATGTAGGCACTGCACATTCAACATAGTAAGGTATATGCATATATACAATTGGCCTTCATGATAACTTTTtcattgattgtacatgtattgacaagCTATTGAACAGTTTATTGGATATGTATCGCTCAATACAGAGGAGGAAATGTGGTTCAGCTAAATTCTATACTTAAGAATCCTATTTCAGAAAATTTGAACTTCGTCAGGGGACACATTGCTGAGACTTAAGAGCATACAGTACTCCTTGTACATTACTTTCCAGCTGTTAGTGATGACTGATTCCTAGACAAGATGTCAAACACATGCATAGGAGCATTAGGGAATGTACAATCATACACATTGTTCTCTGTGCATTCTAGGTCAGAATGCAAGAGGAGGCGCTGCTTGCAAAGCTCCGCTGCTCCAAAGCCCAACTGCACACTACTGCAAACAACTTTGCACGCTGTCTGGAACAAGTGGCCATGGCACTGGAGCATGATGGGGGATGTCATGGGTCAGACCCTGTCAATCATCACCACTGGCTCCTCCCACCCTGGGCCTCCACCATGGACCCTGCTGAGGCAGGTGTGGAGACATGTGCATGTGGGGTGGTGAAAACAGACAAGATTGAGTTAGCCAGCTGCTCTCCCATTGGTCACCTCAGCAACCAATCCCAGCCATCCTCCAGTTCAGAAGGTCATGGAAAACATAATGATGACAAAAGCAATTGCAGTGTGAGCTTGACAGATTACATGGACCAGGCAACACGGAAAGGTGTTGAGTCTAGTTTTTCTAATGTTGTGTTAGACTCATTTCCCGTGAAGTTGAATGCCTTTGTGGTAGCTGTTGAGACAGCTAACATGATACTGACTGTCAACAGGAcaatttttgacaaaaattgaATTCTTAGAAAAAGGTAAAATCAGGAAGTGAGAAGTGAAAATTGGAAGAATTAATGAGAACATTGCAGAAGCATTTAGTTTAAATTATTTCATGATAGGTATATCTACACGTAGATATCTCTGATGAAATGCATTGTAGACTTTGCACATTAATAAATTTTTGTGATTTAGCTTGTGGATATGTATTGTTTTGGATAGATAAGACTGTAGTATATTTTTGGGGGTAGAGCCCATGATTGAACTCTTGTCATTCTTTACATTTTTGCTTTGTCTTGGATATCTCCTAAATCCTGTTGTTTGTGTACATTAATGCCAAGGTCAGCCCCCCATGTCCAAGCTCAGATTTCAGTTGTTTTGAAAACATCTTAACCCAATAAACGTCCTTGCTCCTCTTGTTGACAAAATAACTTCACGCATGTTTAGACTCTGGACAAAAAGGGGTTAATGAAAATGCTGAGGTCACACCATACTTGTTTTACATGCACGGTTTGATGTCGTAGTAGTTTTTGTAAGGTGGCTTGAAATGAGAAGACACCATTTTGGAATAGGGGTGAGAAGGTTAAATCCAGCTTGAACCATTTATGTGATGTGACAACTGCCAAAAATTGTGACTGACTGACAATACACAGCTGGAAATGTCTCAAGGCAATCTATCCAATCATTTTCCCCAGagcatacatgtaactctcTTTTGTGCCTCTGCTGTACTGAAGGGACATCCTTTATGCTATAAATCTTCAAacgttcgcagtggttttatttttgcagtgacttcTACACCCCGAGATCTCG from Branchiostoma lanceolatum isolate klBraLanc5 chromosome 4, klBraLanc5.hap2, whole genome shotgun sequence includes these protein-coding regions:
- the LOC136432799 gene encoding molecular chaperone MKKS-like, which gives rise to MSGVIPSPKQQSTIVNQSLKDPKNAQAISTFRALVQSCYGPTGRLKMIHNASGGHVTTTSISQTLFRSMSVSNPVVKLIVSAVQSHTNQFSDGGLFAALLCSRLIESCLALPVPQQSVAKINEEMLHVCLGYLQGENCLCKASLNVGDATMMLALVRSVLGSKSALMVNSVDLNILSRLVLQGFLRSIPDTTLGTLNLTDIEYVCVEGCSIKDSSLVDGVLFETPKITKQYLAKVTPRKVHLQGGTETIKVALFNTSLSGDSEEFVDSAYEADVGVSGDASVFRHLMQVAAHLVQLQVGVLACQKVVHPGVQKYLAENGVLTVDRLGSLHVVAVQRLTGATAIGTLHAAIKEDCIGHLQSVSTVLMQHKNYLHLQSSTSPVTTLVLGNRNEAALLEMKDVCCTAHHVLCQALRTPHVLCGGGCTETHLAAHLTAQVRMQEEALLAKLRCSKAQLHTTANNFARCLEQVAMALEHDGGCHGSDPVNHHHWLLPPWASTMDPAEAGVETCACGVVKTDKIELASCSPIGHLSNQSQPSSSSEGHGKHNDDKSNCSVSLTDYMDQATRKGVESSFSNVVLDSFPVKLNAFVVAVETANMILTVNRTIFDKN